A portion of the Pedobacter cryoconitis genome contains these proteins:
- a CDS encoding carboxymuconolactone decarboxylase family protein, with product MAALNTHQQTLAAIAALTATGNLSELKSALNNGLDAGLTINEVKESLVQLYAYCGFPRSLNGMSTLMTVLAERKYKNIKDLEGKDATPVKDSNKYQSGKHNLQQLTGVEEKGPKTGVNAFVPVIDVFLKEHLFADIFNRDVLNYRQREFITISALAAMPGVEPQLKAHLLMGKNTGITDTQLTDLANVIEINAGRTQANILRRLIDKPELPVVQFDMMVRISEIEILPEYLEEYKRILQEESSQSVKIEPGVISILPMYQKENPMQFRLLEIYASAAAYQSHLQSAHFKHYKTTTLKMVKTLKLVDMATLDPETIEFIFEKLK from the coding sequence ATGGCGGCATTAAATACACATCAGCAAACCTTAGCTGCAATAGCAGCGCTAACTGCAACTGGAAATTTATCAGAACTGAAATCTGCTTTGAACAACGGACTCGATGCAGGTCTTACTATCAATGAAGTAAAGGAATCACTTGTACAATTGTACGCCTATTGTGGTTTTCCCAGAAGCCTGAATGGTATGAGTACATTGATGACCGTGTTGGCAGAAAGAAAGTATAAAAATATAAAGGATCTGGAAGGTAAAGATGCTACACCTGTAAAGGATAGCAATAAGTATCAATCAGGAAAGCATAATTTACAGCAATTGACAGGAGTTGAAGAGAAAGGGCCCAAAACCGGAGTTAATGCTTTTGTACCAGTAATTGACGTTTTTTTGAAGGAGCACTTATTTGCTGATATCTTTAACCGTGATGTTTTGAATTACCGCCAGCGGGAATTTATTACTATTTCAGCATTGGCCGCAATGCCAGGAGTAGAGCCTCAGCTGAAAGCTCACCTATTGATGGGTAAGAACACAGGTATAACTGATACACAGTTAACGGATCTTGCCAATGTGATCGAAATAAACGCTGGCAGAACACAGGCAAATATTTTAAGAAGGCTGATTGATAAGCCTGAATTACCTGTCGTACAGTTTGATATGATGGTGAGGATATCTGAAATAGAAATTCTTCCAGAATATCTTGAAGAATATAAGCGTATTCTTCAAGAGGAATCATCACAGTCTGTAAAAATTGAGCCTGGTGTAATTTCGATCCTCCCGATGTACCAGAAAGAAAATCCAATGCAGTTCAGGCTTTTGGAGATCTATGCCAGTGCGGCTGCTTATCAATCTCATTTGCAGTCAGCGCATTTCAAACATTACAAAACTACCACCTTAAAGATGGTGAAAACATTGAAGCTGGTAGATATGGCTACGCTGGATCCTGAAACGATTGAATTCATCTTTGAAAAACTAAAGTAA
- a CDS encoding IS3 family transposase, translated as MTTEIDLGDRKIIGWALSTTIKANDTAIPAFKMAQSRRPVTQQLIFHSDRGVQYACNEFRCFLEKNLLIIRSMSRKGNCWDNAVAESFFKLLKTEYVYQYKFTDKDQAARIVFEYIETWYNRKRLHSALGYLSPGEFGRNLNKQNIAA; from the coding sequence TTGACAACGGAGATTGATCTGGGGGATAGAAAAATCATCGGCTGGGCGCTAAGTACAACGATCAAAGCAAATGACACCGCAATCCCTGCCTTCAAAATGGCACAATCAAGACGACCAGTTACTCAGCAACTCATCTTTCATTCTGATCGTGGAGTTCAATATGCATGCAATGAATTCCGATGCTTCTTGGAAAAAAATCTTTTAATCATCAGGAGCATGAGCCGAAAAGGTAATTGCTGGGACAACGCAGTAGCTGAGAGCTTCTTTAAGCTCCTTAAAACTGAATATGTCTACCAGTATAAGTTCACTGACAAAGACCAAGCAGCGCGTATCGTATTCGAGTATATTGAAACATGGTACAATCGCAAAAGGCTACATTCTGCACTGGGATACTTGTCCCCAGGGGAATTCGGAAGAAATTTAAACAAACAAAATATTGCAGCTTAA